Sequence from the Bacillus thuringiensis genome:
GCCTCTTGGGGTTGTAGGACATTCTATACGGAGTTACAAAGGAACGAGGTAGACGAAGCGACCTGGAAAGGTCCGTCGTAGAGGGTAACAACCCCGTAGTCGAAACTTCGTTCTCTCTTGAATGTATCCTGAGTACGGCGGAACACGTGAAATTCCGTCGGAATCTGGGAGGACCATCTCCCAAGGCTAAATACTCCCTAGTGATCGATAGTGAACCAGTACCGTGAGGGAAAGGTGAAAAGCACCCCGGAAGGGGAGTGAAAGAGATCCTGAAACCGTGTGCCTACAAATAGTCAGAGCCCGTTAATGGGTGATGGCGTGCCTTTTGTAGAATGAACCGGCGAGTTACGATCCCGTGCGAGGTTAAGCTGAAGAGGCGGAGCCGCAGCGAAAGCGAGTCTGAATAGGGCGTTTAGTACGTGGTCGTAGACCCGAAACCAGGTGATCTACCCATGTCCAGGGTGAAGTTCAGGTAACACTGAATGGAGGCCCGAACCCACGCACGTTGAAAAGTGCGGGGATGAGGTGTGGGTAGCGGAGAAATTCCAATCGAACCTGGAGATAGCTGGTTCTCCCCGAAATAGCTTTAGGGCTAGCCTTAAGTGTAAGAGTCTTGGAGGTAGAGCACTGATTGGACTAGGGGTCCTCATCGGATTACCGAATTCAGTCAAACTCCGAATGCCAATGACTTATCCTTAGGAGTCAGACTGCGAGTGATAAGATCCGTAGTCAAAAGGGAAACAGCCCAGACCGCCAGCTAAGGTCCCAAAGTGTGTATTAAGTGGAAAAGGATGTGGAGTTGCTTAGACAACTAGGATGTTGGCTTAGAAGCAGCCACCATTTAAAGAGTGCGTAATAGCTCACTAGTCGAGTGACTCTGCGCCGAAAATGTACCGGGGCTAAATACACCACCGAAGCTGCGGATTGATACCAATGGTATCAGTGGTAGGGGAGCGTTCTAAGGACAGTGAAGTCAGACCGTAAGGACTGGTGGAGTGCTTAGAAGTGAGAATGCCGGTATGAGTAGCGAAAGACGGGTGAGAATCCCGTCCACCGAATGCCTAAGGTTTCCTGAGGAAGGCTCGTCCGCTCAGGGTTAGTCAGGACCTAAGCCGAGGCCGACAGGCGTAGGCGATGGACAACAGGTTGATATTCCTGTACCACCTCTTTATCGTTTGAGCAATGGAGGGACGCAGAAGGATAGAAGAAGCGTGCGATTGGTTGTGCACGTCCAAGCAGTTAGGCTGATAAGTAGGCAAATCCGCTTATCGTGAAGGCTGAGCTGTGATGGGGAAGCTCCTTATGGAGCGAAGTCTTTGATTCCCCGCTGCCAAGAAAAGCTTCTAGCGAGATAAAAGGTGCCTGTACCGCAAACCGACACAGGTAGGCGAGGAGAGAATCCTAAGGTGTGCGAGAGAACTCTGGTTAAGGAACTCGGCAAAATGACCCCGTAACTTCGGGAGAAGGGGTGCTTTCTTAACGGAAAGCCGCAGTGAATAGGCCCAAGCGACTGTTTAGCAAAAACACAGCTCTCTGCGAAGCCGTAAGGCGAAGTATAGGGGGTGACACCTGCCCGGTGCTGGAAGGTTAAGGAGAGGGGTTAGCGTAAGCGAAGCTCTGAACTGAAGCCCCAGTAAACGGCGGCCGTAACTATAACGGTCCTAAGGTAGCGAAATTCCTTGTCGGGTAAGTTCCGACCCGCACGAAAGGTGTAACGATTTGGGCACTGTCTCAACCAGAGACTCGGTGAAATTATAGTACCTGTGAAGATGCAGGTTACCCGCGACAGGACGGAAAGACCCCGTGGAGCTTTACTGTAGCCTGATATTGAATTTTGGTACAGTTTGTACAGGATAGGCGGGAGCCATTGAAACCGGAGCGCTAGCTTCGGTGGAGGCGCTGGTGGGATACCGCCCTGACTGTATTGAAATTCTAACCTACGGGTCTTATCGACCCGGGAGACAGTGTCAGGTGGGCAGTTTGACTGGGGCGGTCGCCCCCTAAAGGGTAAAGGAGGCGCCCAAAGGTTCCCTCAGAATGGTTGGAAATCATTCGTAGAGTGCAAAGGCATAAGGGAGCTTGACTGCGAGACCTACAAGTCGAGCAGGGACGAAAGTCGGGCTTAGTGATCCGGTGGTTCCGCATGGAAGGGCCATCGCTCAACGGATAAAAGCTACCCCGGGGATAACAGGCTTATCTCCCCCAAGAGTCCACATCGACGGGGAGGTTTGGCACCTCGATGTCGGCTCATCGCATCCTGGGGCTGTAGTCGGTCCCAAGGGTTGGGCTGTTCGCCCATTAAAGCGGTACGCGAGCTGGGTTCAGAACGTCGTGAGACAGTTCGGTCCCTATCCGTCGTGGGCGTAGGAAATTTGAGAGGAGCTGTCCTTAGTACGAGAGGACCGGGATGGACGCACCGCTGGTGTACCAGTTGTTCTGCCAAGGGCATAGCTGGGTAGCTATGTGCGGAAGGGATAAGTGCTGAAAGCATCTAAGCATGAAGCCCCCCTCAAGATGAGATTTCCCATAGCGTAAGCTAGTAAGATCCCTGAAAGATGATCAGGTTGATAGGTTCGAGGTGGAAGCATGGTGACATGTGGAGCTGACGAATACTAATAGATCGAGGACTTAACCATATAATATGTAGCAAATGTTATCTAGTTTTGAAGGAATATGCCTTCATAGTTTGGTGATGATGGCAGAGAGGTCACACCCGTTCCCATACCGAACACGGAAGTTAAGCTCTCTAGCGCCGATGGTAGTTGGGACCTTGTCCCTGTGAGAGTAGGACGTCGCCAAGCAACTAAGCACGAGTCAAATGACTCGTGTTTTTTCGTGTTTTCTTTTATAATCCATAGTAATTAAAAAATGTGTTTAAATAATAATTATTTTGATTAAATACAAGGGAACGTGGCTAGGATAGTGAATAAGCAAAAGAGTTGCAAATTTTATTAATACGTATATAATTAAAGTCAAAGATAGTCAAAGTCAATAAAGGTGGCGGATAAATGAGAAATATATCTGATATCATTGAGCAATATCTAAAGCAAGTTATTGACTTAAGTAATAATAATGTGATTGAAATCAAAAGAAATGAGATTGCGGATCGATTCGAGTGCGTACCATCTCAAATCAATTATGTAATCAATACCCGTTTTACGTTAGAAAGAGGATTTGTAGTAGAAAGTAAACGTGGTGGAGGAGGTTACATTCGCATTATAAAAGTCAAACTGCATGATGATATAGACATTATTGATCAAATGCTTCATAT
This genomic interval carries:
- the ctsR gene encoding transcriptional regulator CtsR, with the protein product MRNISDIIEQYLKQVIDLSNNNVIEIKRNEIADRFECVPSQINYVINTRFTLERGFVVESKRGGGGYIRIIKVKLHDDIDIIDQMLHMIDHSIAQGNAESMIIRLIEEGIITNREAKLMLSVLDRSVLSMDVPSRDELRARILCAMLRTLKYK